A single Branchiostoma floridae strain S238N-H82 chromosome 11, Bfl_VNyyK, whole genome shotgun sequence DNA region contains:
- the LOC118426419 gene encoding bis(5'-nucleosyl)-tetraphosphatase PrpE [asymmetrical]-like, whose protein sequence is MQVHVKMGLVALLAGSVIITYLCSFASKSLTRFFYTPPAQQKEISRAPKVRHIVLDESVVRGKRVFFIGDVHGCYDEMMQLLHKADALSDDTVVIFVGDMVNKGPKSREVIDFLRHSKVYAVKGNHEDHVLREYDNSQNPGYKLSQKYTWVGKLTLEEAQYLRDLPYTISLPTYNIIAVHAGLVPGRPLEEQSDYEMMTMRNLVKTADGFEARKRPTEGKPWAAEWTGPQHVVFGHDAVRRLQLYDHATGLDTGCLYGGNLTGLLLGKEKKREIVSVKSRQSYVNTAKV, encoded by the coding sequence ATGCAGGTGCACGTTAAGATGGGGCTGGTGGCCCTGTTAGCGGGGTCCGTCATCATCACCTACCTCTGCAGTTTCGCATCGAAATCTCTCACACGGTTCTTCTACACGCCTCCTGCCCAACAAAAAGAAATATCCCGGGCGCCCAAGGTCCGACATATCGTCCTGGACGAGTCCGTCGTTCGCGGGAAAAGAGTGTTTTTTATCGGAGACGTTCATGGTTGCTACGACGAAATGATGCAGCTGCTCCACAAAGCGGATGCTCTCAGTGATGACACAGTGGTGATATTCGTAGGAGACATGGTGAACAAGGGACCGAAAAGTCGGGAAGTTATCGATTTTCTGCGTCATTCGAAGGTGTACGCCGTCAAAGGTAACCACGAAGACCACGTTCTGAGAGAGTACGACAACAGCCAAAACCCCGGATACAAGCTCTCTCAGAAATACACGTGGGTCGGGAAGCTAACTTTGGAGGAGGCGCAATATCTACGAGACCTGCCCTACACAATTTCTCTACCGACTTACAACATAATTGCGGTCCACGCAGGACTAGTGCCGGGGAGACCCTTAGAAGAACAGAGTGATTATGAAATGATGACTATGAGAAATTTAGTGAAGACTGCAGACGGTTTTGAAGCCAGGAAAAGACCAACGGAAGGAAAGCCGTGGGCCGCGGAATGGACAGGGCCGCAGCACGTCGTATTCGGGCACGATGCTGTGAGAAGACTTCAGCTCTACGATCACGCCACCGGTCTGGATACTGGATGTCTCTACGGTGGAAACCTGACAGGATTGTTActaggaaaggaaaagaaaagggAGATTGTGAGCGTGAAGTCTCGCCAGTCATATGTCAATACAGCTAAAGTATAA